A genome region from Maridesulfovibrio salexigens DSM 2638 includes the following:
- the dnaX gene encoding DNA polymerase III subunit gamma/tau — MSTSNLTAKYRPQTFGEVAGQEAVKTILSRAAAQDKVAPAYLFSGTRGVGKTTIARIFAKALNCKNAPTAEPCNECDNCRQITAGVGVDVVEIDAASHGKVDDARRLKEDIGYAPIEFRYKVFIIDEAHMLTVQAFNALLKTLEEPPPHATFIMATTETHKFPATIISRCQHYAFKMLTNDELIAHLSNILNMEQIEFEQGAVDLIAKRGAGSVRDSMSLLGQVLALGSEKLLEEDVRSILGLAGRDVFFTLMQAIHGRDLVAVGDTVQQVLGRGLDLGFFIRELGNCWRNMFLLNQSGERAVPLLGLSSEEAAEFMKWAQTFDRSFIHACWQMTVDGQRKVMTSLEPAMALELLLLNMASLTDLISMERAGALASAAPSPQQAPQAAPAVPNQAPPQTPPPSQPMGQQPGGQTPPWQNSPQQGMQQQVPPQNQGMQPQGMGANGRPMGRTESGSPAGNRSANDMGADDSSLPDAAGLQTDSDLNSLVPQSENPAPESIPPLERVPEPAPAKPSFPASVSGPRDFEGFLQYVADSGANGSTSGLSKCKGELIDGKLVLTCANSFHQGQVAGRESRGVVERLVSEYFGPEVELEIQISSKGKRRSRQEIRDDVESHPDVKRVMDAFGASIISIDPRKDV, encoded by the coding sequence ATGAGTACATCCAATCTGACAGCAAAATACCGTCCGCAGACTTTTGGTGAAGTGGCAGGACAGGAAGCAGTCAAAACAATCCTTTCCCGTGCGGCAGCGCAGGATAAGGTTGCTCCCGCATACCTTTTCAGTGGTACACGCGGGGTCGGCAAGACTACCATTGCCAGAATTTTCGCCAAGGCGCTGAACTGTAAAAACGCACCCACCGCCGAGCCTTGTAACGAGTGCGACAATTGCCGCCAGATTACAGCAGGTGTCGGTGTTGACGTGGTCGAGATTGACGCCGCATCACATGGTAAAGTTGATGACGCCCGCAGGCTCAAGGAAGATATCGGCTACGCGCCCATTGAATTCCGCTACAAGGTTTTCATTATCGATGAAGCGCACATGCTTACCGTGCAGGCCTTTAACGCCCTGCTGAAAACCCTTGAAGAGCCGCCGCCGCACGCAACGTTCATTATGGCAACTACGGAAACACATAAGTTTCCGGCCACTATCATCAGCCGTTGCCAGCATTACGCATTCAAGATGCTCACCAATGATGAGCTGATTGCGCATCTTTCCAATATCTTAAATATGGAACAGATTGAGTTCGAGCAGGGAGCTGTCGACCTTATTGCCAAACGTGGGGCGGGCAGTGTGCGTGACTCCATGTCCCTGCTGGGGCAGGTCTTGGCTCTTGGCAGTGAGAAACTGCTGGAAGAGGATGTACGCTCAATCTTAGGTCTTGCCGGACGGGATGTCTTTTTTACGCTCATGCAGGCTATCCACGGACGTGATCTGGTTGCTGTAGGTGATACAGTACAGCAGGTCCTCGGTCGCGGACTTGATCTTGGATTTTTCATTCGTGAGCTTGGTAACTGCTGGCGTAATATGTTTCTGCTCAACCAGTCCGGTGAGAGGGCAGTACCTCTACTCGGCCTTTCATCCGAGGAAGCTGCCGAGTTCATGAAATGGGCACAGACCTTTGACCGTTCATTCATCCATGCCTGTTGGCAGATGACCGTTGACGGACAGCGCAAGGTAATGACCAGTCTCGAACCGGCCATGGCCCTTGAGCTGCTTTTGCTTAACATGGCGAGCCTTACCGACCTTATTTCAATGGAACGGGCCGGTGCTCTTGCTTCGGCAGCACCCAGTCCGCAACAGGCACCGCAAGCTGCGCCGGCAGTGCCGAATCAGGCTCCGCCGCAGACTCCTCCGCCAAGCCAGCCTATGGGCCAACAGCCCGGCGGACAGACTCCGCCTTGGCAGAACAGTCCTCAGCAGGGAATGCAGCAACAGGTTCCACCCCAGAATCAGGGAATGCAGCCGCAGGGCATGGGGGCAAATGGTCGTCCCATGGGACGCACTGAATCCGGTTCTCCGGCTGGTAACCGTTCTGCGAACGATATGGGAGCAGATGATTCCTCCCTTCCTGACGCGGCAGGTTTACAGACCGATAGTGATTTAAATTCCCTTGTTCCTCAATCGGAAAATCCTGCGCCGGAATCTATTCCGCCGTTGGAGCGTGTTCCTGAACCTGCTCCGGCTAAGCCTTCATTTCCGGCTTCGGTCAGTGGACCGCGTGACTTTGAAGGTTTTTTGCAATACGTCGCAGATAGCGGTGCAAATGGATCAACTTCCGGTTTGAGTAAGTGCAAGGGCGAGCTTATAGACGGCAAGCTGGTATTGACCTGTGCGAACTCTTTTCATCAGGGGCAGGTCGCAGGACGTGAATCACGTGGTGTTGTTGAACGGCTTGTATCGGAATATTTCGGCCCTGAGGTTGAGCTGGAAATTCAGATCAGTTCCAAGGGTAAGCGTAGGAGCAGGCAGGAAATTCGTGACGATGTTGAATCCCATCCCGATGTAAAAAGGGTGATGGATGCCTTCGGAGCGAGTATTATTTCTATTGATCCGCGTAAAGATGTTTAA
- the recR gene encoding recombination mediator RecR, producing the protein MENLPEPLRVVAQELAKLPGLGPKSALRIALTMLKMPKEKVTGIGQSVIDLREKLCICEQCASITDTCPCRICSDPKREHDKLCLVSEWDSLLAIEEMGLYRGYYLVLGGLLSPLDGVTPQHLEFQKLEERLEKGEVKELILALGATVDAEATASYIKNMVESKYPGIELSRLAQGIPIGSEVKYTDKETLRQSLEYRQKL; encoded by the coding sequence ATGGAAAATTTACCTGAGCCGTTACGGGTTGTCGCGCAGGAACTGGCGAAACTTCCCGGTCTTGGCCCCAAGTCCGCACTTCGCATTGCTTTGACTATGCTGAAGATGCCCAAAGAGAAAGTTACGGGCATTGGGCAGAGCGTTATTGATCTGCGTGAAAAGCTTTGTATCTGTGAGCAGTGCGCCAGTATTACCGATACTTGTCCTTGCAGGATTTGTTCTGATCCCAAGCGTGAGCACGATAAGCTTTGCCTTGTCTCGGAATGGGATTCTCTGCTTGCGATTGAAGAAATGGGCTTGTATCGCGGCTATTATCTGGTTTTGGGCGGCCTTCTTTCTCCGCTTGATGGTGTTACACCGCAACATCTTGAGTTTCAGAAGCTTGAAGAGCGACTTGAGAAGGGCGAAGTAAAGGAACTTATTCTTGCCTTGGGTGCCACAGTTGATGCCGAGGCTACCGCTTCATATATCAAGAATATGGTGGAATCCAAATACCCCGGAATTGAGCTTTCCCGCCTTGCGCAGGGTATCCCCATCGGATCTGAAGTGAAATATACTGACAAGGAAACTTTGCGGCAGTCATTGGAATATCGTCAGAAATTGTAA
- a CDS encoding homoserine dehydrogenase, protein MQTVKLAIAGFGTVGTGLARILEENEDVILARCGKKFEITSVLVRDVNKKRDFLPGPEVKFTADPDEFTSSPDVDIVVELMGGTTVAKEIVIKALKAGKHVVTANKHLLAEHGIELFDIAAQNKVGLYYESSVAGGIPIIQSIKESLAGNRIKSIVGILNGTANYILSEMSTNGLEFDTALAQAKELGYAEADPTFDIEGIDAAHKVCVLTRIAYGKDYPLSELPIEGITRVEGQDIRFAREFGYRVKLIGAVQDVGGKLEAGVFPALVKYTLLLARVGGNYNAVRVEGNAVGPAFFHGQGAGSLPTGSAVLADIMALAKTDTPDNTGFCNAPIEKANILPPELATSEYYFRFTVQDKAGVMASLSKCLAEHNISIAQAVQKGNPDEKDIPVVFTTHKASTKDVHAAIEEIDSMPFITKPTMSMRILKG, encoded by the coding sequence ATGCAGACTGTTAAGCTTGCCATTGCCGGATTCGGCACTGTCGGAACCGGACTCGCCCGGATTTTGGAAGAAAACGAAGATGTGATCCTCGCCCGCTGCGGGAAAAAATTCGAGATTACATCCGTTCTAGTCCGTGACGTAAACAAAAAAAGGGATTTCCTGCCCGGACCTGAAGTAAAATTCACCGCCGATCCCGATGAATTCACATCCAGCCCGGATGTAGACATCGTAGTGGAACTAATGGGCGGCACGACCGTGGCCAAAGAAATTGTTATCAAAGCCCTTAAAGCAGGCAAGCACGTAGTCACTGCCAACAAGCATCTGCTGGCTGAACACGGCATTGAACTTTTTGATATTGCTGCTCAGAATAAAGTCGGCCTGTACTACGAATCCAGCGTTGCCGGCGGTATTCCCATCATTCAGTCCATCAAGGAATCATTGGCCGGGAACCGCATCAAATCCATAGTCGGGATTCTCAACGGAACCGCCAACTATATCCTGTCTGAAATGTCCACCAACGGTCTGGAATTCGATACAGCACTGGCCCAAGCTAAAGAACTGGGCTACGCCGAAGCAGACCCGACCTTTGACATTGAAGGCATCGATGCAGCGCACAAGGTGTGTGTGTTGACCCGTATTGCTTACGGCAAGGACTATCCCCTTTCCGAACTGCCCATTGAAGGCATCACCAGAGTCGAAGGTCAGGACATCCGTTTTGCACGCGAGTTCGGTTACCGCGTCAAACTTATCGGCGCAGTACAGGATGTGGGCGGCAAACTGGAAGCCGGAGTATTTCCCGCACTTGTAAAATACACCCTGTTGCTTGCCCGCGTCGGCGGAAACTACAACGCCGTCCGCGTTGAAGGCAATGCAGTAGGTCCCGCATTTTTCCACGGTCAGGGCGCTGGCTCACTTCCCACCGGAAGCGCAGTACTGGCTGACATCATGGCCCTCGCAAAGACCGACACTCCGGATAACACCGGATTCTGCAATGCTCCCATAGAAAAAGCAAACATCCTGCCACCGGAACTGGCGACTTCGGAATACTACTTCCGCTTCACTGTTCAGGACAAAGCGGGTGTTATGGCTTCTCTGTCCAAGTGCCTTGCTGAGCACAACATTTCCATTGCGCAGGCAGTACAGAAAGGCAATCCTGATGAAAAGGACATCCCGGTAGTATTTACCACCCACAAGGCCAGCACCAAGGACGTGCACGCAGCCATCGAAGAAATCGATAGCATGCCCTTTATCACCAAGCCGACTATGTCCATGCGCATTTTAAAAGGATAG
- a CDS encoding cofactor-independent phosphoglycerate mutase, whose product MKLLFLIADGMGGWPIEELGNKTTLAAANTPNMDMLAGKGLIGTCRTVPKGMAPGSDVANMSLLGFDPATYHTGRGPIEAAAQGLQLDPDDLVWRMNLVNLSEFDENGTMYDYSAGHIGTDKSVPLVEKLQAELGNDEFTFYPGIQYRHLLVHKGGAKKMEAGLNIRPPHDLTDKPIDEDIREFAKSPLMDKLVRDAVDVLADNGTKAVSIWPWGQGRPLILPPFEEKFGMKGAVISAVDLIKGLGNASGMEVIDVEGATGLVDTNYEGKVEAALRFLEHGDFVYVHLEGPDESGHMGSVEDKIKSIERFDSRIVAPLLEKYPLDKANYVITCDHFTPIETRTHDETPVPFIMTSPRLIPSGEKSFTEETADRTGIIIPDGHDFMQWVLNKTR is encoded by the coding sequence ATGAAACTTCTTTTTCTCATTGCTGACGGAATGGGCGGTTGGCCCATTGAAGAACTCGGTAACAAAACCACCCTTGCTGCCGCCAATACTCCGAATATGGATATGCTGGCCGGGAAAGGTTTGATCGGTACCTGCCGGACCGTGCCCAAGGGCATGGCTCCCGGTTCCGATGTTGCCAACATGTCATTGCTTGGTTTCGACCCCGCCACCTATCACACCGGACGTGGTCCAATTGAAGCCGCAGCTCAAGGACTTCAACTTGATCCTGATGATTTGGTCTGGCGCATGAATCTGGTTAATCTTTCCGAATTCGATGAAAACGGAACCATGTACGACTACTCTGCCGGACACATCGGAACCGATAAATCAGTACCGCTGGTGGAAAAACTTCAGGCCGAGCTTGGCAATGATGAATTCACTTTCTACCCCGGCATCCAATACCGCCACCTGCTGGTCCACAAAGGAGGTGCCAAGAAGATGGAAGCGGGCCTGAATATCCGTCCGCCCCACGACCTCACTGACAAGCCCATTGACGAAGACATTCGCGAATTCGCCAAGAGCCCGCTTATGGACAAGCTGGTCCGGGATGCAGTGGATGTGCTTGCCGACAACGGAACCAAAGCTGTATCCATTTGGCCTTGGGGACAGGGCCGTCCGCTGATCCTGCCGCCTTTTGAAGAAAAGTTCGGCATGAAGGGTGCTGTGATTTCTGCAGTTGACCTGATCAAAGGACTGGGTAATGCTTCCGGCATGGAAGTTATTGACGTGGAAGGAGCCACCGGACTGGTGGATACCAACTACGAAGGCAAGGTCGAAGCGGCCCTGAGATTCCTTGAACATGGTGATTTTGTCTACGTACACCTTGAAGGGCCGGATGAATCCGGTCACATGGGCAGTGTGGAAGATAAAATCAAATCCATTGAACGTTTTGATTCACGCATTGTGGCTCCCCTGCTGGAAAAATATCCGCTGGACAAAGCCAATTACGTGATCACCTGCGACCACTTTACCCCAATTGAAACCAGAACCCACGATGAAACCCCGGTTCCCTTCATCATGACTTCGCCGCGGCTTATTCCTTCCGGCGAGAAGTCATTCACCGAAGAAACCGCAGACCGGACCGGAATCATCATCCCTGATGGACACGATTTCATGCAATGGGTGCTGAATAAGACAAGATAA
- a CDS encoding acyl-CoA thioesterase, with translation MNTEFPTPHSWLTHSVSYGETDAMGVVYYAEYLHFFERSRSLFIRERGMSYAEVEERGIYLPVREANCRYRIPAQYDDQLDIQVGISEWKRASIKFTYNIYKDERSTLIATGFTEHACVNNDGRPVRVPEWLREIF, from the coding sequence ATGAACACCGAATTCCCGACACCGCATTCATGGCTGACACATAGTGTTTCCTATGGTGAGACCGATGCCATGGGTGTGGTTTATTATGCAGAATATCTGCACTTTTTTGAGCGGTCCCGTTCGCTTTTCATCCGCGAACGGGGCATGAGCTATGCCGAAGTTGAAGAGCGCGGCATCTACCTGCCCGTACGCGAGGCCAATTGCCGTTACCGCATCCCGGCCCAATACGATGACCAGCTTGATATTCAAGTAGGCATCAGTGAATGGAAACGCGCTTCCATCAAGTTCACCTACAACATCTACAAAGATGAACGCTCAACGCTCATCGCGACCGGATTCACCGAGCACGCTTGCGTCAACAATGACGGCAGGCCGGTTCGTGTTCCTGAGTGGCTACGCGAAATATTTTAA
- a CDS encoding branched-chain amino acid transaminase, with protein MVQKAEKIWFDGELVNWDDAQVHVLTHTLHYGAGVFEGIRAYATVDGKSAVFRLREHVVRLFDSAKILGLTIPFTVEEIHDAILETLKVNGLKEGYIRPLVFIGDGAMGVHPGSNPIRVCIATWPWGAYLGEEALEKGIRVKTSSFNRHHVNVMMTKSKACGNYVNSILAKVEAVKDGYDEALMLDTSGFVSEATGENIFIVKDNIIKTTPLTSVLPGITRASLMKVARDLGYEVVEQLFTRDELYIADEAFFCGTAAEVTPICEVDNRVIGEGKRGPVGTLLQKEYFNAVKGGNDKYKGWLDYYEI; from the coding sequence ATGGTTCAAAAAGCAGAAAAAATCTGGTTTGACGGTGAATTGGTGAATTGGGATGATGCACAGGTTCATGTGCTTACCCATACTCTGCACTACGGTGCAGGTGTATTCGAAGGTATTCGCGCATATGCCACTGTGGACGGTAAATCCGCTGTTTTCAGGCTTCGCGAACATGTGGTCCGTCTCTTCGATTCCGCAAAAATTCTCGGTCTGACCATTCCTTTCACTGTTGAAGAAATTCACGACGCGATTCTTGAGACTCTGAAAGTAAACGGCCTGAAAGAAGGTTACATTCGCCCCCTCGTTTTCATCGGTGACGGTGCCATGGGCGTACACCCCGGTTCCAACCCCATTCGTGTTTGCATCGCAACATGGCCTTGGGGTGCTTATCTCGGTGAAGAAGCCCTTGAAAAGGGTATCCGTGTTAAGACCTCTTCCTTCAACCGCCATCATGTAAACGTCATGATGACCAAGTCCAAGGCTTGCGGTAACTACGTCAACTCCATCCTCGCAAAGGTTGAGGCTGTTAAAGACGGATACGATGAAGCTCTCATGCTCGATACTTCCGGATTTGTTTCCGAAGCTACCGGTGAGAACATTTTCATCGTAAAAGACAACATCATTAAAACAACCCCGCTTACTTCCGTACTGCCCGGTATCACCCGTGCCAGCCTGATGAAGGTTGCCCGAGATCTCGGCTACGAAGTGGTAGAGCAGCTCTTCACCCGTGATGAACTCTACATTGCTGATGAAGCTTTCTTCTGTGGTACTGCTGCTGAAGTTACCCCTATCTGCGAAGTTGATAACCGTGTTATCGGCGAAGGTAAGCGTGGTCCCGTAGGCACCCTCCTCCAGAAAGAGTACTTTAATGCTGTTAAAGGCGGCAATGACAAGTACAAAGGCTGGCTGGATTACTACGAAATTTAG
- a CDS encoding isoamylase early set domain-containing protein: MALSKKFLKSKPVCKVKFEVEKDQVENGEAIYLVGDFNGWDQSSTPMKKLKSGKYTVTVDLETGRDYQFRYLAGENIWFNDTEPDRTETTPYGDGENSVVSV; encoded by the coding sequence GTGGCTCTTTCCAAGAAATTTCTTAAAAGCAAACCTGTTTGCAAGGTTAAGTTTGAAGTGGAAAAGGATCAGGTCGAAAACGGTGAAGCGATCTATCTGGTTGGCGATTTCAATGGTTGGGATCAAAGTTCGACTCCCATGAAAAAATTAAAAAGCGGTAAATATACCGTTACCGTTGATCTTGAAACCGGGCGTGATTACCAGTTCCGTTATCTGGCCGGGGAGAACATCTGGTTTAACGATACCGAACCGGACCGCACGGAAACGACTCCATACGGAGACGGTGAAAACTCAGTTGTAAGCGTCTGA
- a CDS encoding YbaB/EbfC family nucleoid-associated protein — protein MKGMNDLVRQAQIMQRKMTALQEDLKTREVESSAGGGMVNVKVNGSSEVLEIKIDPTIVESGDVEMIQDLVLAAVNDANKKAKAMMESEMSSITGGMNIPGMF, from the coding sequence ATGAAAGGTATGAACGATCTCGTACGTCAGGCTCAGATTATGCAGCGCAAAATGACCGCTTTGCAGGAAGATCTCAAGACTCGCGAAGTTGAAAGCTCCGCTGGTGGCGGCATGGTTAACGTTAAAGTTAACGGCTCTTCCGAAGTTCTTGAAATTAAAATTGATCCTACCATCGTTGAGTCCGGTGATGTTGAAATGATTCAGGATCTCGTACTCGCAGCTGTGAACGATGCTAACAAAAAAGCAAAAGCTATGATGGAGTCTGAAATGTCTTCCATCACTGGTGGAATGAACATCCCCGGCATGTTCTAA
- a CDS encoding aminotransferase class I/II-fold pyridoxal phosphate-dependent enzyme — translation MDKFPRVHRLPPYVFAKVNELKMQMRHEGEDIIDLGMGNPDLPTPQHIVDKLVEAAQKPANHRYSASRGIKGLRREMALWYKRRYGVELDYDQEVVVTMGAKEGLAHLALVMLSPGDVVFAPDPSYPIHPYASIIAGADVRRIPIGADRDFFEDLELAMRQTWPRPKLLIINYPHNPTGVTADIPFFERIVDFCKENDLLVIHDLAYADFTFDGYEAPSFLQARGAKDVGVEFFSLSKSYSMPGWRVGFCCGNQEMVQALTRIKSYLDYGLFQPIQIAACHALSGPQECVREIMDIYQDRRDALCEGLQRIGWDVTPPKATQFIWAPIPEQFKHLGSVEFSKLLLRECKVAVAPGLGFGHYGDDHVRMALVENRQRINQAIRGMKDLFAKG, via the coding sequence ATGGACAAGTTTCCAAGAGTTCACCGGCTGCCCCCCTATGTGTTTGCCAAGGTGAACGAACTGAAAATGCAGATGCGCCACGAAGGTGAGGATATCATCGACCTTGGCATGGGGAACCCAGACCTCCCCACCCCCCAGCACATTGTAGACAAACTGGTTGAAGCGGCGCAGAAGCCCGCCAACCATCGCTACAGCGCGTCAAGGGGAATCAAGGGCCTCCGCAGGGAGATGGCGCTTTGGTATAAAAGAAGATATGGCGTTGAACTGGATTATGATCAGGAAGTGGTCGTTACCATGGGCGCCAAAGAGGGGCTGGCGCACCTGGCGCTGGTCATGCTTTCACCCGGTGATGTAGTTTTCGCACCGGACCCGTCTTATCCCATCCACCCGTACGCAAGTATTATTGCCGGGGCGGATGTAAGACGTATTCCCATCGGCGCTGACCGTGATTTCTTTGAAGATCTGGAACTGGCAATGCGCCAGACATGGCCCAGACCGAAACTGCTGATCATCAACTACCCGCACAACCCTACCGGAGTGACTGCGGATATTCCGTTCTTTGAAAGAATTGTCGACTTCTGCAAAGAAAACGACCTGCTTGTAATTCACGACCTCGCATATGCCGACTTCACCTTTGACGGCTATGAAGCACCCAGCTTCCTGCAGGCTCGCGGAGCTAAAGACGTAGGGGTAGAATTCTTCTCCCTTTCCAAGAGCTACTCCATGCCCGGCTGGCGCGTGGGTTTCTGCTGCGGTAATCAGGAAATGGTACAGGCCCTGACCCGTATCAAGAGTTATCTGGACTACGGTCTGTTCCAGCCCATCCAGATTGCAGCCTGCCATGCCCTTTCCGGACCGCAGGAATGCGTTCGCGAAATCATGGATATTTATCAGGACCGCCGCGATGCACTCTGCGAAGGATTGCAGCGTATCGGCTGGGATGTAACACCGCCAAAAGCCACCCAGTTTATCTGGGCACCGATCCCTGAGCAGTTCAAACATCTCGGCTCGGTGGAATTTTCCAAGCTACTGCTGCGCGAATGTAAAGTAGCTGTTGCCCCCGGACTCGGCTTCGGACACTACGGAGATGACCATGTCCGCATGGCCCTCGTAGAGAACCGGCAACGAATAAATCAGGCTATACGAGGCATGAAAGACCTATTTGCAAAAGGGTAA
- the recD2 gene encoding SF1B family DNA helicase RecD2, with translation MSDTLTGEVRAVVYHNEENGYIVARVASKDEPSHITVVGVLGSLTPGESVELHGRWKQHPKFGRQFEADFYERVRPATEAGVIRFLKSSSIKGIGEAIATDMVKTFGIDVLDILDEEPEKLLKIKGISKKKLEAIKESWSSQRDIKNLILFLHTHEVPPTYAAKIFNLYGAQAVNKISENPYELAYEIRGIGFKTADAMALKLGFAPDSAQRIEAAIIYSLFSVSERGGHMFSPKVKLVEDVAKMLGGVDLELISEGIHSLEERKRVRVENLPEQDIDEAVFLMHFYRFEREICKRLHGLISHPSPVSREKVEKALPEVESELGFELSDEQREAVFEACVNKFFIITGGPGTGKTTITRAVVMTLKELGLKIKLAAPTGRAAKRLSEATGRQASTIHRMLQFTPEDGGFYYNEDQKLKADVLVVDEASMLDAQLCLAVLRAVPLTCRVIFVGDVNQLPSVGPGNVLSDLLQSGQVQSAVLNHIFRQAQESYIVVNAHRINDGEFPMPHPADAPEADFYWIPQESTQKVQDMIVQTVCERIPERYGLDPMTDVQVLTPMHKGDVGTQKLNAVLQEKLNPGNGKGLKRGFVEYRVGDRVLQLRNNYEKEVFNGDLGRVMYINTEENELTAEFDGNIVHYELSELDELTLAYAVSVHKSQGSEYPAVVMPIVSQHYMLLQRNLLYTGLTRARKLAVLIGSKRAFTIGLNNVTAGKRFTNLRHRIKQIFDENLL, from the coding sequence ATGTCTGATACTCTTACTGGTGAAGTCCGGGCAGTTGTTTATCATAATGAAGAGAACGGCTATATCGTAGCCCGTGTCGCGTCCAAAGACGAACCATCGCATATTACAGTTGTGGGCGTTTTGGGGTCACTCACACCCGGTGAATCCGTGGAACTTCACGGTCGCTGGAAACAGCATCCCAAATTCGGCCGCCAGTTTGAGGCTGATTTTTATGAGCGTGTCCGCCCGGCAACCGAAGCCGGGGTTATCCGGTTTTTGAAATCGTCTTCCATCAAAGGCATCGGTGAAGCCATCGCCACGGATATGGTCAAGACATTCGGCATTGATGTGCTGGATATTCTGGACGAAGAACCGGAAAAACTGCTCAAGATCAAAGGTATCTCCAAGAAAAAACTGGAAGCGATTAAAGAATCTTGGTCATCCCAGCGCGATATTAAGAACCTGATTCTTTTTCTGCATACCCACGAAGTGCCGCCCACCTATGCGGCTAAAATTTTCAATCTTTATGGTGCTCAGGCTGTTAATAAGATAAGTGAAAATCCCTATGAACTTGCTTATGAAATCCGCGGTATCGGCTTTAAGACCGCGGATGCAATGGCCCTCAAGCTTGGGTTTGCTCCTGATTCTGCTCAACGTATTGAAGCGGCCATTATTTACTCTTTGTTCTCTGTAAGCGAGCGGGGCGGGCATATGTTTTCGCCCAAGGTCAAACTCGTTGAAGATGTTGCCAAGATGCTGGGCGGCGTTGATCTGGAATTGATCAGCGAAGGTATTCATTCACTTGAAGAACGTAAGCGTGTCCGGGTGGAAAATCTGCCCGAACAGGATATTGATGAAGCAGTTTTCCTGATGCATTTTTACCGTTTTGAACGGGAAATTTGTAAGCGTTTGCACGGTCTGATCAGTCATCCATCCCCGGTGAGTAGGGAAAAGGTCGAGAAGGCTTTGCCCGAAGTTGAATCCGAGCTTGGTTTTGAACTCTCGGATGAACAGCGCGAGGCCGTATTTGAAGCCTGCGTTAATAAATTTTTCATCATTACCGGTGGACCGGGGACTGGTAAGACTACCATCACCAGAGCCGTGGTCATGACCCTCAAGGAACTGGGGCTGAAGATCAAGCTTGCAGCCCCCACTGGACGTGCTGCTAAAAGGCTTTCCGAAGCTACCGGACGGCAGGCTTCCACTATTCACCGCATGTTGCAGTTCACTCCCGAAGATGGCGGATTTTACTACAACGAAGATCAGAAGCTTAAGGCGGATGTTCTGGTTGTGGATGAGGCTTCCATGCTCGATGCACAGCTTTGCCTCGCAGTGCTTCGCGCTGTGCCTTTGACCTGCCGTGTAATTTTTGTGGGTGATGTTAACCAGCTCCCTTCTGTTGGACCGGGTAACGTTCTGTCCGATTTGCTGCAAAGCGGACAGGTCCAGAGCGCGGTTCTGAATCATATTTTTCGTCAGGCGCAGGAAAGTTACATCGTAGTCAATGCTCACCGCATCAATGACGGGGAATTCCCCATGCCGCATCCGGCAGATGCACCTGAAGCAGACTTCTACTGGATTCCGCAGGAGTCTACGCAGAAAGTTCAGGATATGATTGTCCAGACAGTCTGTGAACGCATCCCTGAGCGTTATGGACTGGATCCTATGACTGATGTGCAGGTGCTGACTCCCATGCACAAAGGTGATGTAGGAACCCAGAAATTAAATGCGGTGTTGCAGGAAAAGCTCAATCCCGGCAATGGTAAAGGGTTGAAGCGCGGATTTGTTGAATATCGCGTAGGTGACCGTGTTTTGCAGTTGCGTAACAATTACGAAAAGGAAGTCTTCAACGGTGACCTTGGTCGGGTTATGTATATTAATACCGAGGAAAATGAGCTCACCGCCGAGTTCGATGGCAATATCGTACATTACGAGCTTTCCGAGCTGGATGAGTTGACGCTTGCTTATGCGGTCAGCGTACATAAATCGCAGGGCAGCGAATATCCTGCCGTGGTTATGCCTATTGTTTCGCAGCACTACATGCTTTTGCAACGCAACCTGCTCTATACCGGACTGACAAGAGCACGTAAGCTGGCTGTGCTTATCGGAAGCAAACGGGCCTTCACTATCGGTTTGAATAACGTGACCGCAGGCAAAAGATTTACCAATCTGCGGCATCGCATTAAGCAAATTTTCGATGAGAATTTATTGTAG